A genomic stretch from Candidatus Acidiferrales bacterium includes:
- a CDS encoding DUF4440 domain-containing protein, which yields MQISREDFEAVKELEESMWRSETRFDRDYMERVLSPDFFEFGRSGRVYKREDTLAAPAQKINAKLPLKDFRIHPITEDVVLVTYITEVIGNKLEMGNRSSIWIRTPKGWRLRFHQGTPVNS from the coding sequence ATGCAGATCAGCAGAGAAGATTTTGAGGCGGTCAAGGAACTTGAAGAATCGATGTGGCGCTCCGAAACGCGATTCGACAGGGACTATATGGAACGTGTATTGTCGCCGGACTTCTTCGAGTTTGGGCGTTCAGGTCGCGTCTACAAGAGAGAGGATACGCTCGCTGCGCCCGCACAGAAAATCAATGCGAAGCTCCCGCTGAAAGATTTTAGAATCCATCCGATTACTGAAGATGTTGTGTTGGTAACTTACATCACTGAAGTGATCGGAAATAAGCTGGAGATGGGGAACAGGAGCTCAATTTGGATTAGAACTCCGAAAGGGTGGCGGCTGAGGTTTCATCAGGGAACGCCGGTCAACTCATAG
- a CDS encoding VOC family protein: MARPIRYVHTNLVARDWKSLAQFYIDVFGCTLKPPERDLKGKWLVDATSLHDARIRGIHLQLPGYGEDGPTSEIFQYSSMTRGVAHKINRPGFGHIAFAVGNVQQMLEKVIRNGGGKVGDRVSTEIKGAGKIEFVYASDPEGNIVELQKWE; encoded by the coding sequence GTGGCCCGCCCGATAAGGTATGTGCATACAAATTTAGTGGCAAGAGATTGGAAGTCGCTCGCCCAGTTTTACATAGATGTCTTTGGATGCACACTTAAACCCCCCGAACGAGATCTGAAGGGAAAATGGCTGGTCGACGCAACATCACTTCACGATGCCCGTATCCGAGGAATTCACCTCCAACTTCCCGGTTATGGAGAGGATGGACCCACTTCAGAAATTTTCCAATACTCCAGCATGACCAGGGGTGTGGCACACAAAATTAATCGGCCTGGTTTTGGCCACATAGCTTTCGCTGTCGGAAATGTTCAGCAAATGCTCGAAAAGGTTATCCGTAATGGAGGAGGTAAAGTCGGAGATCGAGTCTCTACAGAAATCAAAGGTGCAGGTAAAATAGAGTTCGTCTATGCCAGCGATCCGGAAGGAAATATCGTAGAGTTGCAGAAGTGGGAGTGA
- a CDS encoding SRPBCC domain-containing protein codes for MKRYDWSRFVLRIPINSEVREIYDSWTTQTDLERWFLRRAAFSKPDKSPRPPNDHIKKGDTYEWLWHGYDDGTVERGTILEADGKDSLRFVFGKAGIVSVKIKTESGYTLVELQQEDIPADEESKISFHLGCTKGWAFYLANLKSVLEGGVDLRNRNINLKNVISS; via the coding sequence ATGAAACGATACGACTGGAGCAGATTTGTGTTAAGGATCCCGATCAATTCTGAGGTGCGAGAAATCTACGACTCGTGGACGACCCAAACCGATCTCGAACGGTGGTTTCTAAGAAGGGCGGCGTTTTCAAAGCCAGACAAATCACCGAGACCTCCCAATGATCACATCAAAAAAGGCGATACTTACGAATGGTTGTGGCATGGCTATGACGATGGAACTGTCGAAAGAGGAACAATTCTGGAGGCAGACGGTAAAGACTCTCTGAGGTTTGTGTTCGGCAAAGCTGGAATAGTCAGTGTAAAGATAAAAACTGAATCCGGATATACTCTTGTAGAACTTCAGCAGGAAGATATTCCTGCCGATGAAGAATCAAAAATAAGTTTTCATCTCGGCTGTACGAAAGGATGGGCATTTTATCTTGCAAATCTGAAATCCGTACTTGAAGGCGGCGTCGATTTGAGAAACAGGAATATAAATTTGAAAAACGTAATTTCTTCCTGA
- the amrS gene encoding AmmeMemoRadiSam system radical SAM enzyme, whose product MAETLTLKSVLQDHTAEGELYTKLENDWVLCYACGHRCKIKPGRDGICKVRFNKDGKLFVPRGYAAGIQLDPIEKKPFFHAFPGRSAVSFGMLGCDYHCSYCQNWITSQAIRDPSAAAQPEVIEPEKIVELALLYKSPVLVSTYNEPLITSEWAAEIFKLAKPYGIRGAYVSNGNATPEVIDYITPYVDLYKVDLKGFDDKRYRQLGGRLEVVLNAIHLLKEKGLWVEIVTLLVPGFNDGIEELKGIAKFIASVSPEIPWHITAFHQDYKMLDRESTDAKMLMNAARIGKETGLYFVYAGNLPGMVENLENTNCHRCGELLVERSGFRVLRNNLIDGSCRKCKARIPGVWK is encoded by the coding sequence ATGGCTGAGACTTTAACTCTTAAAAGCGTTTTGCAGGACCACACCGCCGAGGGTGAGCTTTACACCAAACTTGAGAATGATTGGGTTTTGTGTTACGCGTGCGGCCATCGGTGCAAGATCAAACCCGGACGCGACGGGATTTGCAAGGTGCGGTTTAATAAAGACGGAAAACTTTTTGTGCCGCGGGGATATGCTGCCGGGATTCAGCTCGACCCTATTGAGAAGAAACCGTTCTTCCATGCATTCCCCGGGAGAAGCGCGGTAAGCTTCGGAATGCTGGGATGTGATTACCATTGTTCTTATTGTCAGAATTGGATTACGAGCCAGGCGATCCGAGATCCGTCCGCCGCCGCACAGCCGGAAGTAATCGAACCTGAAAAAATAGTCGAGCTCGCATTGCTCTATAAATCTCCGGTCTTGGTTTCAACATACAATGAGCCGCTCATCACGAGTGAATGGGCCGCAGAGATCTTCAAGCTGGCCAAGCCCTACGGGATTCGCGGCGCATACGTATCCAACGGCAACGCGACGCCGGAAGTGATAGATTACATAACTCCTTATGTAGATCTGTATAAAGTCGACTTGAAAGGATTTGACGATAAAAGGTACAGGCAGCTTGGCGGAAGATTGGAAGTGGTTCTAAATGCCATCCATCTTCTGAAAGAAAAAGGACTCTGGGTGGAAATCGTGACGCTGTTGGTGCCGGGATTCAATGACGGCATAGAGGAATTGAAAGGCATAGCTAAATTTATTGCGTCGGTCTCTCCGGAGATTCCATGGCACATCACGGCGTTTCATCAGGACTACAAGATGCTGGATAGGGAAAGCACCGATGCAAAGATGCTGATGAACGCCGCAAGAATTGGAAAAGAAACGGGACTATATTTTGTATATGCCGGCAATTTGCCCGGCATGGTTGAAAACCTTGAAAATACCAACTGCCACAGATGTGGAGAGCTGCTCGTGGAACGAAGCGGATTCAGAGTGTTGAGGAATAATCTGATTGACGGTTCATGCAGAAAGTGCAAAGCAAGGATCCCTGGAGTATGGAAGTAA
- the amrA gene encoding AmmeMemoRadiSam system protein A codes for MEVNPNCSEMGYALTSEEKSYLLRVARGSIEAAVKRKVYSPIKPADQNLARAAGVFVTIKKNGELRGCIGLIEPEFPLYQIVSKMAVRAATCDPRFESVREDELKDLRIEISILSPLKKLSTIEEIEIGRHGLIIERGIHRGLLLPQVATENNWNREEFLEYTCVKAGLDTEDYKSPDARLYIFSAEIFGEKELGIPSEDNFAERK; via the coding sequence ATGGAAGTAAATCCAAACTGTTCTGAGATGGGATATGCTCTGACAAGCGAAGAGAAATCATATCTTCTTCGTGTCGCGCGCGGCTCCATAGAAGCGGCGGTGAAAAGAAAAGTCTATTCTCCGATCAAACCAGCTGATCAGAATTTGGCAAGGGCAGCGGGCGTTTTTGTTACGATTAAGAAGAACGGCGAGCTGCGAGGTTGTATCGGCTTAATTGAGCCTGAGTTCCCGTTATACCAGATCGTATCGAAAATGGCGGTGAGAGCCGCTACGTGTGACCCGCGATTCGAATCGGTTCGAGAAGATGAATTGAAGGATTTACGGATAGAAATTTCCATACTCTCTCCTTTGAAAAAACTCAGCACCATAGAGGAAATTGAGATCGGACGCCATGGTCTTATCATCGAGAGGGGAATTCACCGCGGCTTACTGTTACCTCAGGTGGCAACCGAAAACAATTGGAACAGGGAAGAATTCTTGGAATATACATGCGTAAAAGCCGGACTGGACACGGAAGATTACAAGAGTCCGGATGCGAGGCTGTATATTTTTTCCGCCGAGATCTTCGGCGAAAAGGAATTGGGAATTCCTTCAGAGGATAATTTTGCAGAACGAAAATGA